In Pan troglodytes isolate AG18354 chromosome 5, NHGRI_mPanTro3-v2.0_pri, whole genome shotgun sequence, the sequence AGAGAGGATGGCGCTGTCGACCATAGTCTCCCAGAGGAAGCAGATAAAGCGGAAGGCTCCCCGTGGCTTTCTAAAGCGAGTCTTCAAGCGAAAGAAGCCTCAACTTCGTCTGGAGAAAAGTGGTGACTTACTGGTGAGATTCCATCCCTTCTCGGGCTGGGAATGGGGCACGGGAGAGGTAAGGGCAATAACCTTAAGCCTTTGTTTTTCC encodes:
- the CENPW gene encoding centromere protein W isoform X2; the protein is MALSTIVSQRKQIKRKAPRGFLKRVFKRKKPQLRLEKSGDLLKSPGQTLVRVNVESLTRSMYWPQQR